GAGCTCAAGCCACAGGACGTGCGTTATGGCCGACGCCGCTAGGCCGACCTTGTCGGCGAGCAGCCCGTCTATGAGGCCAACGGCGAAGGCGCCTGCCACCAGGGCCGGGTTCAGCGTTGACAGGTGGACCAGGGTGTAGTAGGTCATTGAGAGGAGCCACGGCTCACGACCAACGAGGCCGCCGACGCCCCTCATCAGCTCCTGGAGGCCGCCCCTCCAGTAAAGCTCCTCCATTATTCCAATGACTATCAAGGCCGCGGCCAGCTCGTATTTGCCAATGGTGCGCTCAACCATCGAATAGACGAGGGCGACGTACCCTGACAGGCCCAGGTGCCTCAGCAGGGCGTAGCCTCCAACGAACACGGCATACATGACGAAGGCGAACAGGGCCCCCAGGAGGACCACTGGAACGGTGTTCATCTTGAACCAGCGCAGCCTCCCCCTGAACCAGGCAATGGTCAGCGAGCCAAGCAGCAGCGTTGAAAATGTCATGCAGTACACGAAGCGCCCGCTGAACACGTCAAAGGACAGCGGCCAGAGTACGAGCGGCAGCGCCAGGTATATGGCGGTCTTAGCCCTCCCAGCCATGAAGGTCACCGCCCTGTCAGCCGTGCCGTTATTCACCTCTAAGTGGTGTTTAAACCCTCTTCTAGTAAATACCTCCTATGTCGACTTCGCCCCTTGCGTCGTGGGGTCGGCAGCCCCGCCAAGTATGACTTTGTGAACAGCAAGCGCGGCCCAGCCATGCACGTCAGCCCCCTGACGAAGAGGTAGAGAAGCGATGAGCCGACCATGTAGAGCGTCGTCCAGCCTGCGCTCTCTCCATCCATGTCATCCTGGAGTGGCTGCCTTAGGCCCTGAAGGTCGAACTCCACGCCAGGCCTGGTAAAGCCCGCGTGCCCTTACAGCGTCAGAAGGGCGTCGCTCAGCCACGTCTTGGCTCTCTTCGCTGCCAGTAATACCGTTCACGAATAATGGCCGGGCCTACACATTCTGTGAACAGCGTAGCCCATAGAAACGTGGTAAGCAGTCACAACGCCCATGGAACAAGGTTTTTATTTCACTGTATGCCTTCCTGAATACGGATAGGGTGTGACCATGGGAGGGCTCACGACGGGGGAGAAGGTAGCCATAGCGGTCCTCCTGCTCATACCCGTCGTGTTCTACATAGTCTACCCGGCCTACAACTACGCGAGCCCTGAGCTGCTGGGCGTCCCGTTCTTCTACTGGTTCCAGACGCTCTGGCTGGCCATATCGGCCGTCCTCTTCACGGTGGCCGCCGTCATATGGGAGAGGGGCCTGAGCCGGGAGGGGAAGAGGTGAGGGGGCTTGCTGGGGCTAGCAGGCTGGGTCACGTTCTGGGCGTTCTTCGCCGTCTTCGTCTTCCTGGGCTTCTACGGGGCCAGGTGGAGGAGGGGCAACCTGAACCTCCTCCACGAGTGGGCCCTGGCCGGGAGGAGGCTCGGTATAGCCCTGGCCTGGTTCCTCATAGGGGCTGACCTCTACACGGCCTATACGTTCGTGGCCGTGCCGTCGCTGCTCTTCGCTAAGGGCGCCTACGCCTTCTTCGCGGTCCCCTACGTGGCCCTCACCATCGCCATCGCCATGCTCCTCATGACGATCCTCTGGGACAGGTCAAGGGAGAGGGGCTACATAACCGCAGCTGACTTCGTCCAGGACCAGTTCAACTCCGTGACGTTAGCCCTGTTGGTGGCGCTGACCGGCATAGTGGCTGAGCTCCCCTACATAGCGCTTCAGATAGACGGGATGAGGGCGGTCCTCGAGGTTATGATGGCCGGCATGTCCAGCGCCACCACGGTCTCCGAGGTGGCCCTAGTGGTGGCCTTCATCATACTGGCAGCCTTCACGTACACCAGCGGGCTCAGGGGCTCCGCCCTCGGCGCCGTGCTCAAGGACGTCCTAATCTGGCTCGGCGTCATATCCCTCATAGTTATAGTCCCGCTCTCGATAAACGGCGGCTTCTCGACGGCCTTCAGCATAGCGGCCCAGCACAAGCTCCCGACGGGCGTGGAGACGCTGAAGCCCGTCTTCCTGGCCGCCTACGAGAGCACCTTCATAGGGAGCGCCCTGGCCCTCTACCTCTACCCTCACGCAGTCAACGGCTCCCTGAGCGCCGAGTCCAGGAAGGCCCTGAGGTACAGCACAGCCCTCCTGCCCATCTACGGGATAGGCCTGGCGCTCCTGGCCCTCCTGGGGATACTTGTCTACGGCTCGCCCAGCGCCCTGAAGCTGTTGTCGGAGTTCCCAGCATCGGAAAGGGGCCTGCTGGCGATACCTGCCCTGGCCGCCACCTCCCTTCCGGCCTGGTTCGCTGGCCTGGTGCTCCTGGGCATATTCGTCGGGGGCATGGTGCCCGCCGCCATAATGGCGATAGCCCAGGGTAACCTGCTCGTGAGGAACGTGATAAAGCCCTTCTACAGGCTCAGCGAGAGGGGCGAGACGAGGGCTGCCCAGTGGGCCTCCNNNNNNNNNNNNNNNNNNNNNNNNNNNNNNNNNNNNNNNNNNNNNNNNNNNNNNNNNNNNNNNNNNNNNNNNNNNNNNNNNNNNNNNNNNNNNNNNNNNNNNNNNNNNNNNNNNNNNNNNNNGCTGCTCGTGTATGCCAACCACTTTGGCCCGATCACGACAACCCTCTACCCGCTGTTCGGGCACCTGTTCTTCATAGGCATGATAGCCCTGGCCATTAACCTGGCCGTGGTGGGCCTGGGCACTGGCATAGCCTACGCGCTCGGCTGGAGGCCGAGGTGAGCCTGACCCAAGCTAAGACTTAGTCCCATTTTCTTTTGTCAGGCCTTGGCTTCTTTATTATAAACCTTGGCCACCCAGCCTAAGGCGGAATGACGCAGCCGCTGGACTGCGACGAGTACCAAAGGTGGATGAGACAGGCTGAGCACACCCTGAGGTCTATAGAGGCCGACCTGAGCTTCGGCAGCTACTCATGGGCCTGCTTCAAGGCCCAGCAGGCCGCCGAGCTGGCTATTAAGGCCATGCTCAGGGCCATGGGCAGGTCCGCCTTCGGCCACAACCTAGTGGCCCTCTTCAACGACCTGGCCGAGCCCTGCGGCAACGTCAGCGACAGGCTGAGGTTCTGCGTTGGTTACAACTGAAAGCCTCGCCTTTTAAGGCGGGGATGGATAGAAAAGCTTATAAGGCCCTGTTTTCCTGGTAGTAGTTAGGTGGTAGTGATTGTAAAGCTGCGGTGCCCGCACTGCGGCTACGTCTGGGACTACAGGGGCAAGAAGATGTACTACGCCACCTGCCCCAACTGCCTGAGGAAGGTAAACATTCAGAAGAACAGGGTGGAGTGAATGCTCAAGGGCGGTGAGGGAGAGCTAACCGTGACCGTGAGGATGAAGGTTAGCCCCGAGCCCGAGAACCAGCAGGCTTTACTGGACCTAATGAGGAGGTACAGGGACGCCCTAAACTACTCTATAAGGGCGATAATAGCGAACAAAGCGCTGAGCCTCAGCAAGGCTCACAGACTCCTTTACAATGACTTAAGGGAGAGGTTCGGCCTGCCAGCCAGGACCGCCCAGGACTGCTACAGGGAGGCCATCGCTATAGCCAAGTCCTGGCTTAAGAACCCAAGGAGAGGCAATAAGCCAATGGCCAGAAGCTTGAGCATGTGGCTGACGCACGAACTGGGCTACAGGGTCAAAGGCGACCACGTGGAGCTGGCAGGGAGTTACAGGCTCAGGGTAATCGGATGGGACAGGAGGTATGACGACTTCCCTAGCAGGGAGGCCAGGCTGGTGTTCAGGGACGGCGAGTTCACCCTCTATATAAGCAAGCGTGTGCCTAGGCCAGCAAAGTACGCCCCTAAGGGTGTGCTGGCGGTTGACGTGAACGAGAGACAGGTCGTCGTAGGTAACTCAAGCGTTGAGGTAAGGATAGAGACACCCGTTGAGAGGGCCCTGCGCTACAGGAGGCTGGCCGAGAGGCTTGAGGAGAAGTACTCTTCCTCAAGGTACAGGGCCTGGCGCAGGAGGAGCGGCGTAAGGAGGAGGGTAAGGCACTTCCACAGGAAGGCCAGGAACATCATAGAGGACTGGGCCAGGAGGACGGCTCATATAATCGTGTCGCTAGCAAAACAAAGCCAGCTGGCCGTCGCCAGGGAGGACCTCACGGGGCTGATAGAGAGCCTAAGAAAGCTCCCGAAGGGGCACAGGACAGCCCTGATAGCGCTCGGCTACAGGAGGCTGGCGTTCTGGGTAGACTGGCAGGCCGAGAAGAACGGCGTGCCGCTCTTCATTGTTGACCCAGCTGACACGTCCTCGATGTGTCCTAGGTGCGGCTCTGAGCTAGTGGAGGTAGGGCACCGCAGGCTCAGGTGCCCAAGGTGCGGTTTTGAGGGTGACAGGGACGCAATAGCTATACTGAACATTGAGGGGAGGGCGCTTAGCAAGATGGGGGGGAACTCTGACCTCCCCGACTGCCCCCCAAATGACAGATGTAAACCCAAATAGATGGGGGGAACCCTCCGCCCTTTAGGGCGGGGAGGAGGTCAGCCTGACGCCCTGGTGGAGGGGGTGCCCTTTGAGAGGTTCACCAGGGAGGAGGCGGCTGAGGCCCTCAGCTGCGCCGGCCTCATTATCAGTTGGGTGAGGGGCTGCTCCCCATGTCGCTAGACGACATAATAAGGGCCAGGAGGGCCGAGAGGGAGAGGGTCATAGGCGAGCTCAGGGAGTACGCCTCCAGGCTGAGGGCGAGGCTGGGCAGGCTCAGCATGGCGCTCTACGGCTCCTACGCGAGAGGCGACTTCAACCTGTGGAGCGACGTCGACGTAATAGTGGTTTCTGAGCGCTTCAGGGACAGGGAGTTCGTGACCAGGTGCGTTGAGTTGAGCGACGCGCCCCCAAGGCTTGAGGCAATATGCTGGACCCCCGAGGAGGCGGTGAAGGCCCTTGGCAAGCCCTGGTGGCGTGAGGCCCTCAGGGAAAAGGTGGTAATAGTTGACGACTATGGTCTCTTCGGCGGGCAGGGCAAGTCATGACGTGTTGCTGCCCTCTTATCCCCAGGTCCGCGGCCCAGGCCTGCGGGCTGACGCCGTGACCTGCAAGTGTTGAGGCCCTGATGAAGCTTTTAACCCAATCTTTTACACCACTTTTAGGTGGTTACATGAGGCCCCTGTGGGTCGCGGTCCTGGCCATCGTGATAGTGGTGGTCGTGCTGGCTGGCGCCTACGTCGCCCTCACTGCCAGCAGGCCCCCCACGGTCATCATAGGCAGCATAGCCGTGGGCTCCTCANNNNNNNNNNNNNNNNNNNNGAAAGCACTTGACCACTTTTCCCCAGAGGCCTGTGGGGAAAACCCAAGCGTTTTCCCCAGAAGGTTGTGGGGAGGCCCTCGGTACTGGGGGACCTGACGGCTTTTCCACAGAAGCTTCTGGGGAAACGCCCTCGCTGGGCCTCCCCAGCGGGCCTGACCCCCTGTTACCTTAGGCCCTGAAGGTCAAACTCCCGCCAGACCTGGGAAAGCCCTGCGCGCCCTCACAGTATCAGAAGGCCGTCGCTCAGCCACGCCTTGGCTCTCCTCACCGACAGGTAATATTGCCTCCTGAGCAACGACCTGGCCGGCGCACTTCGTGAGGGTGTGGTCTGGGCGGCCGGCATGCTGTCGGCGCCCTACCGCTCGTGTATGCCAACCTCTTTGGCCCGATCGTGACGACCCTCCACACGCTGTTCAGGTACGAGTTCTACATAGGCATGACAGCCCTGGCCATTAACCTGGCAGTGGTGGGCCTGGGCACTGGCATAGCTTACGCGCTAGGAGGGAGGCCGAAGTGAGCCTGACCTGAGCTTAAGGCCTAGTCCTTTCTTGTCAGGGCCTTGGCTTCTTTATTATAAGCCTTGGCCGCCCAGCCTAAGGCGGAATGACGCAGCCCCTGGACTGCGACGAGTACCAAAGGTGGATGAGACAGGCTGAGCACACCCTGAGGTCCATAGAGGCCGACCTGAGCTTCGGCAGCTACTCATGGGCCTGCTTCAAGGCCCAGCAGGCCGCCGAGCTGGCGATTAAGGCCATGCTCAGGGCCATGGGCAGGCCCGCCTTCGGCCACAACCTGGTGGCCTTCTTCAACGACCTGGCCGAGCCCTGCGGCAACGTCAGCGACAGGCTGAGGTTCTGTGTTGGTTACCTGGATAAGATGTACTCCACAGCCCGCTACCCTGACGCCCTGGTGGAGGGGGTGCCCTTCGAGAGGTTCACCAGGGAGGAGGCTGCTGAGGCCCTCAGCTGCGCCGGCCTCATTATCAGCTGGGTGAAGGGTTGCTCTCCATGTCGTTAGACGACATAATAAGGGCCAGGAGGGCCGAGAGGGAGAGGGTCATAGGCGAGCTCAGGGAGTACGCCTCTAGGCTGAGGGTGAGGCTGGGCAGGCTCAGCATGGCGCTCTACGGCTCCTACGCGAGAGGCGACTTCAACCTGTGGAGCGACGTCGACGTAATAGTGGTCTCTGAGCGCTTCAGGGACAGGGAGTTCGTGACCAGGTGCGTTGAGCTGAGCGACGCGCCCCCAAGGCTTGAGGCAATATGCTGGACCCCCGAGGAGGCGAGGAAGGCCCTTGGCAAGCCCTGGTGGCGTGAGGCCCTCAGGGAAAAGGTGGTCATAGTTGACGACTATGGTCTCTTCGGCGGGCAGGGCAAGTCATGACGTGTTGCTGCCCTCTTGTCGCCAGGTCCGCGGCCCAGGCCTGCGGGCTGACGCCATGACCTGCAAGTGTTGAGGCCCCTGATGAAGCTTTTAACCCAATCCTCTACACCACTCTCAGGTGGTTACATGAGGTCCCTGTGGGTCGCGGTCCTGGCCATCGTAATAGTGGTGGTCGTGGTGGCTGGCGCCTACGTCGCCCTCACTGCCAGCAGGCCCCCCACGGTCATCATAGGCAGCATAGCCGTGGGCCCCTCAGCCTTCGACTCCTACAGGGCTGACCCCTCGATATCCAACGTCTCGGTTAAGGTCAACTACGTCGCCTTCTCCCTCACGCCCTCGCTCTACGACGCCCTCATGAAGGGGGAGGTCGAGGTAGCCATACTCCCGGCTGACCTGGCCGGGCTCGCACTGCTTAACAGCAACGACACCTACGTCATAGCCCTAGACTACCCGCTCTTCCAGGCCATAATAGTGCCCGCCAACTCAACCATAACCTCGCCGGCCCAGCTGGGCGGCAAGACCGTCGCTATACCGGTGGGCACGGGCACCTACTACCTCTTCGAGGTCATGATGAAGGCCCTCTACAACCTCACTGTGTCAACAAATGAGACGGGGCCAAACGTGATTCACGTCATAAACGTGGCCCCGGGCGAGGTGATAGACGCCGTCGCGACCGGCTCAGCCCAGGCGGGCGTCATATGGCAGCCCATGCTGGCGATAGCCCAGTCGCAGTACCACATGAGGGTCCTCGCCACCTTCCAGCAGCTCTGGCAGAACCTGACTGGTGAGCCCACAGCACCGTTCCTGGTGTGGGTAGCGACCTCAAAGGTCGTCAACGACAGGCCCCTCCTGCTCAAGGTCCTGAGGCTTCACGCGGAGGCGGCCTACGCCTGGGACCACAACGAGACCCTGGCTGTAATAGCCCTCGAGAGGCTCTACAACGTGCCCCCGCAGGCCGCCCCGCTAGTCTGGGCCATGACGAACGACACGCCCGCCTCTCCCTGCATAACACAGCAGGGCTACCAGGAGCTCGTCTCCGAGTGGCAGTACCTGGTCAAGGCGGGCTTCCTCAGCTCAATGCCTAATACCTCCAGGATTCTAACGTGTAGCGAGCTGGGGCTAAGCCCTTGAGGGCTGCCAGGGCCGCAGGCTACCTGCTCGCGACCATCATAGTTGGCCTCGCGTGGCAGCTGGCCTCGTGGGCCTCAGGCTACCTGATACCCGGCCCCGCCCCAGCGGTGGCTTACCTGGCAGGCCACCCAGGGCCAGCCCTGGGCGCGGTGGCGCTGACCCTCATTGACGCCGTGGGAGGCTACGCCGTCGCCGCCTCCCTGGCCATCCTGGGCCTGGCGATCTATGAGCTGGGGGGCCTAGGGGAGCCCGTGGTCGAGTCCTTCAGGGAGGTGCTCCACAGCGTGACCCCGGTGGCCTGGAGCCTCGCCCTGCTGATCCTGCTGGGGTTCTCGAGCAGGGCTGTCCCAATACTTGTCAGCGGCCTCTCCGCCTTCCCCCCGCTCATGACGTCGCTCATAGAGGGCCTCAAGGCCTCTAGGGCGCGGTTCGGCGACCTGGCCGCCGCCCTCAGGCTCAGGGGGGTGAGGAGGATGGCCTACATAGACCTGCCGGCCTCCGTGCCCTACTTCATATCGGGCTCAAGGTCAGCCATAGGGGTGGCGCTCATAGTCTCACCTGTGGCCGAGGCCTTCGGCACCGCCGGGGGCATAGGGTACGGCCTCTACCTGTTCTTCCAGCTCCATGAGTACGCTGCCTTCGTGGCCTGGTCTCTCCTGCTAGTCCTGGTAATGATAGCCATAGACGCGGCCGCCCTCGGCCCGCTTGAGAGGTGGTCAAGGAGGTGGATGGAGTAGCCGTAGAGCTGAGGAACGTCAGCAAGTCCTTCGGCAGGGCCAGGGTGCTCGACTCTGTGAGCCTTACAGCGAGGCGCGGCGAGGTGCACGTGATAGTGGGGCCCAACGGGGTCGGGAAGACCACGCTCCTGAAGATAATAGCTGGGGTCCTGAGGCCTGACTCGGGCGAGGTGATAGTCAGGGGCTCCGTGTCCCTGGTGCCCCAGGGCGACTCCCTGCTCCCCTGGAGGACAGCGCTCAGGAACATAACCCTCCCCCTTGAGCTGAGCGGCCTTGACGGCGTGAAGGCGAGGGAGGCCGCCAGGAGGGTGGCCGAGGGGCTAGGGATATCGAGGTACCTTGACATGTACCCACGGGAGCTGAGCGGGGGCACCAGGAGGAAGGTGGCCATAGCCAGGGCGCTGGTCACGAACCCTGACGTCCTTCTCCTCGACGAGCCATACAACGGCCTTGACGTGGACTCCGTCAGGTCGCTCAACGAGACCATAAGGGGGCTTAGCTCAGGCGGGAGGACAATTATACTTGTGAGCCACCAGGTCGCGGAGGCGGCCGAGGTGGCGGACTCCTTCACGGCCATAACCGGTAGGCCGGGCAGGGTGACGGCCTCAATGGACGTCAGGGGCCTGGGGCCTGACGAGAGGGCCAAGGCCATGAAGGCGGCCCTAGGGGTGGGAGTAGATGGCGCTTAGGGACCTCAGGGCCTACCTTGAGCTCCTGGAGTCCAAGGGCATGCTGAGGAGGGTCAGGGCGCCCGTCTCGCCCGTCCTCGAGATCCCTGAGGTGCTGAGGAGGGTCATGAGGTCAAGGGGGCCCGCCGTGCTCTTCGAGAACGTCCAGGGCCACCCCGGCTGGAGGGTGGCAGGCAACATATTCTGCTGCGAGGAGGCGGTGGCCCTCGGGCTGGGGGTGAGCTCACTCGACGAGCTTGGCCAGAGGGTGCCGACCCCTGCCTCCCTGACCAGGGCTGACGTGACTACGCTCCTCAGGTACGCCTCCTACCTCCCCAGGGAGGCCAGGCCTGACTTCGAGGAGAGGCCAGACCTGAGGCTCACGGACCTGCCCGCCTTCAAGTCGTGGCCGAAGGACGCGGGCAGGTACCTTACCTACGCCCTTGTCGTACACAGGGAGAGGGGCGAGCTGGGCGAGTCGACTAACTTCGGCGTCTACAGGGTGATGATAGTGAACGAGAGGGAGGCGGTGGTACACTGGCAGACCTACAAGAGGGGCTACGCAGAGCACCTGAGGGCTATAGAGAGGGGCGAGACGAAGGTCCCCGTGGCCCTAGTCATAGGGGCCGACCCAGGGACCCTGCTGGCGGGGGCCATGCCAGCCCCTTACCCCCTTGACAAGTACCTTGTGGCTGGGGCGCTCAGGGGCGAGGGGGTTGAGGTAACAACGCTCCCCAACGGGGTCAGGGTGCCAGCCCACGCCGAGGTGGTCCTCGAGGGCACGGTGGACCTCTCTGACCTGAGGGAGGAGGGGCCCTTCGGCGACCACGTGGGCTTCTACGACAAGCCCGACAGGCGCTTCCCCACGTTCAGGCTTGAGAGGGCCTACGCCAGGCCGGACCCCATATATTACGGCACGGTCGTCGGCAGGCCCCCCATGGAGGACTCGATCATAGCCAAGGTCGCGGAGAGGGCCTTCCTGCCCCTGGTCAGGTCGCTCTACCCGGAGGTCGTGGACTACTCCTTCCCTCCCTCTGGCTGGGCCCAGGGGCTGGCCGTAGTCTCAATAAGGAAGACCATGCCGGGCCAGGCGGTCAGGGTGGCAATGGGCCTCCTGGGCCTCGGCCAGTTCTCCCTAACCAAGGTAATCATAGTAGTAGACGCCGACATAGACCCCCACGACATGGATCAGGTGACGTGGGCCTTCTCAACGTTCGTCGACCCCTCAAGGGACATCATAGTGGTCCCCCAGGCCCCGGCCGACGAGCTAGACGTTGCATACCTGCCGAGGAGGAGGGTGGGGAGCAAGCTGATAGTCGACGCCACTAGGAAGCTAAAGGATGAGAGCGGCGCTGAGCCGCCCGAGGAGCTGAGGCCCGACGAGGAGACCGTGAGGCTTGTTGACAGGAGGTGGGCGGAGTACGGGCTCTGAGCTGAGGAGGTACCTCCTGGCCACAAGGCCCTACTCGCTCCTCAACAGCGTCGCCAGGGCCGTGGTGGGGGGAGTTATGGCCATGAGCTACTACGCGGGCTTCCGCCCGCTTCCAGTGGCGTTAACGGCCCTGGTAGCGCTTGGCGTCGCGGCCTTCCAGGCCTCAGAGAACGTTCTCAACGACTACTATGACGTTAAGAAGGGCGTTGACGCGCCAGGGGCCCCAGCGACCCTTCACAGGCTTCACAGCGTCTACGGCCTTGGCCTCAGCCTGAGGCAGGTCAGGGACCTGGGCATCTCACTGCTAGCCTTTGGCGTAGCCCTGGTGATCATAGCCACCGTGGCCCTCGACAGGCCCCTGCTGCCCCTGATCCTGGCCGTAGGCGCCCTGCTCCTAATATCGTACACGGGGCCCGGGGGCCTGAAGTACAGGGGCCTCGGGGAGCTTGACGTCTTCGTGACGGCAATACTGATGGTGGTCGGGAGCGCCTACACAGTCTCGGGGAGGCTCAGCTGGTGGGAGGCAGCGCTCTCAGTGCCGATGGCGCTCCTGACGGCCTCGGTGGCCCTGGCTGACAACCTGAGGGACTACGAGTGGGACAAGGCCCACGGGGTCAGGACGCTGCCCGTCAGGGTCGGCAAGGGCATGGGGAAGGCCATGTATGCCGCCATGGTTCTGCTCGCGCTCGCCCTACCCCCCGTCATGCTGTGGCCCTGGGGGCTCCTCGTTGAGGCCTCCCTGCCCCTCGCGCTGCTCTCAATACTTCACGTGGCCGAGGTCTACGACCTAGGGCCCAGGAGGGCAGTGAGGTTCAGGTTCTATGTAACTATAACCTTCGCGTCGCTGTACGCGGCCTCCATCGCCTTGGCGCACTAGGCCAGGGCATCGAAGGGCCGCCTTAAAACGAGGCCATTGGCGATGTCGCGAGGCACAGGTTCACGTACAGAGGCCCCTGAGGCCTGTGGTCGCAGCCGCCTGCCGGGCGACCTCAGGGAGGGCTGCGCAGGCCTACATTAAGTGGACAGAGTCAAGGCTCAACATACCTGTAATGATAATGACGTCCCTCGGACCGTGGTAGCCGAGGACGAAGTAGTACTTTCATCTAAACTTTTAAGCAGCCCTAAACCTATAACTAGTTAAGCGGTGATGCCCGTAAGTTGAAACGACGCCGAAGGCGGCTGTTCTACACCGTTCAGGCCGCGTCGCTCGCGGTCTCCCTTGCCTGGACCCTTGCCACGCGTGACCTCTCCCTGACGGGCCTGGCCGGGCCGCTGTTGGCCTCGCTTGCTGACGACATAGCCCTTGCCCTAGCGTTGCTGTTGGCCCGGCTGCTGTGAAGCTTTTTCAGGCCTCACGCCTTTCTGGACCAGTCCTTATTTACATCTTTCACCGCGAGCTCAAGCTGGTATTAGGTTAAATTCCTGTCAGCCTCCCCTCTGGTGGGAACGGCCTTGACCGTGAGCTTTCCCAAGGGCTTCCTCTTCGGCTGGTCCCAGGCGGGCTTCCAGTCAGAGATGGGCACGCCCGGCAGCGAGGACCCCAACAGCGACTGGTACGCCTGGGTGCACGACTGGGAGAACATAGCGTCTGGCCTGGTGAGCGGCGACCTGCCCGAGAACGGGCCGGGCTACTGGGGCAACTACCGCAGGTTCCACGACGCTGCCCAGGCCATGGGCCTGAGCGCCGCGAGGATAGGGGTTGAGTGGAGCAGGATATTCCCTAAGCCGACGTTTGACGTCAAGGTCCACGCCGACGTCAGGGGCGAGGAGGTAGTCTCGGTTGACGTAAGCGAGCAGGCCCTTGAGCAGCTCGACAGGCTCGCCAACAGGGAGGCGGTGAACCACTACAGGGAGATGTTCTCAGACCTCAGGTCTAGGGGCATAACGTTCATACTTAACCTCTACCACTGGCCCCTCCCCCTGTGGCTTCACGACCCCATAGCGATCAGGAGGGGGAACCTCTCAGCGCCCTCAGGCTGGCTTGACGTCAGGACAGTCGTGGAGTTCGCCAAGTTCGCCGCCTACGTGGCGTGGAAGCTTGACGACCTAGTCTATATGTACTCAACTATGAACGAGCCAAACGTGGTCTGGAGCCTCGGCTTCACTCAGCCCAAGTCCGGCTTCCCGCCGGGCTACCTGTGCTTCGAGTGCTCTGGGAAGGCTATGAAGAACCTCCTGCAGGCCCACGCCAGGGCCTACGACGTAGTCAAGTCCATGACCAAGAAGCCCGTCGGCGTGATATACGCCACGGCCGACTGGACCCCCCTCACGGAGAGCGAAGCTGACAGGGCAGCCGCTGAGGCGGCAAAGGCCGCTGACAGGTGGGCCTTCTTCGACATGCTCTCAAGGAGCTCGCCAAGGGACGACCTGAGGGGGAGGCTGGACTGGATAGGGGTCAACTACTACAGCAGGCTCGTGGTCAGGGCAGGCAGGGGCGGCTTCCAGGTGGTCCCTGGCTACGGGTTCGCCTGTGAGCCCAACTCCGTCAGCCCCGCCGGGAGGCCATGCAGCGACTTCGGCTGGGAGTTCTACCCAG
Above is a genomic segment from uncultured Acidilobus sp. JCHS containing:
- a CDS encoding CAAX amino terminal protease family, which produces MNNGTADRAVTFMAGRAKTAIYLALPLVLWPLSFDVFSGRFVYCMTFSTLLLGSLTIAWFRGRLRWFKMNTVPVVLLGALFAFVMYAVFVGGYALLRHLGLSGYVALVYSMVERTIGKYELAAALIVIGIMEELYWRGGLQELMRGVGGLVGREPWLLSMTYYTLVHLSTLNPALVAGAFAVGLIDGLLADKVGLAASAITHVLWLEL
- a CDS encoding Na+/proline symporter translates to MLGLAGWVTFWAFFAVFVFLGFYGARWRRGNLNLLHEWALAGRRLGIALAWFLIGADLYTAYTFVAVPSLLFAKGAYAFFAVPYVALTIAIAMLLMTILWDRSRERGYITAADFVQDQFNSVTLALLVALTGIVAELPYIALQIDGMRAVLEVMMAGMSSATTVSEVALVVAFIILAAFTYTSGLRGSALGAVLKDVLIWLGVISLIVIVPLSINGGFSTAFSIAAQHKLPTGVETLKPVFLAAYESTFIGSALALYLYPHAVNGSLSAESRKALRYSTALLPIYGIGLALLALLGILVYGSPSALKLLSEFPASERGLLAIPALAATSLPAWFAGLVLLGIFVGGMVPAAIMAIAQGNLLVRNVIKPFYRLSERGETRAAQWASXXXXXXXXXXXXXXXXXXXXXXXXXXXXXXXXXXXXXXXXXLLVYANHFGPITTTLYPLFGHLFFIGMIALAINLAVVGLGTGIAYALGWRPR
- a CDS encoding putative conserved protein related to C-terminal domain of eukaryotic chaperone, SACSIN; translation: MTQPLDCDEYQRWMRQAEHTLRSIEADLSFGSYSWACFKAQQAAELAIKAMLRAMGRSAFGHNLVALFNDLAEPCGNVSDRLRFCVGYN
- a CDS encoding transposase, putative, N-terminal domain, whose translation is MLKGGEGELTVTVRMKVSPEPENQQALLDLMRRYRDALNYSIRAIIANKALSLSKAHRLLYNDLRERFGLPARTAQDCYREAIAIAKSWLKNPRRGNKPMARSLSMWLTHELGYRVKGDHVELAGSYRLRVIGWDRRYDDFPSREARLVFRDGEFTLYISKRVPRPAKYAPKGVLAVDVNERQVVVGNSSVEVRIETPVERALRYRRLAERLEEKYSSSRYRAWRRRSGVRRRVRHFHRKARNIIEDWARRTAHIIVSLAKQSQLAVAREDLTGLIESLRKLPKGHRTALIALGYRRLAFWVDWQAEKNGVPLFIVDPADTSSMCPRCGSELVEVGHRRLRCPRCGFEGDRDAIAILNIEGRALSKMGGNSDLPDCPPNDRCKPK
- a CDS encoding Nucleotidyltransferase domain, translating into MGEGLLPMSLDDIIRARRAERERVIGELREYASRLRARLGRLSMALYGSYARGDFNLWSDVDVIVVSERFRDREFVTRCVELSDAPPRLEAICWTPEEAVKALGKPWWREALREKVVIVDDYGLFGGQGKS
- a CDS encoding putative conserved protein related to C-terminal domain of eukaryotic chaperone, SACSIN — translated: MTQPLDCDEYQRWMRQAEHTLRSIEADLSFGSYSWACFKAQQAAELAIKAMLRAMGRPAFGHNLVAFFNDLAEPCGNVSDRLRFCVGYLDKMYSTARYPDALVEGVPFERFTREEAAEALSCAGLIISWVKGCSPCR
- a CDS encoding Nucleotidyltransferase domain; the protein is MLSMSLDDIIRARRAERERVIGELREYASRLRVRLGRLSMALYGSYARGDFNLWSDVDVIVVSERFRDREFVTRCVELSDAPPRLEAICWTPEEARKALGKPWWREALREKVVIVDDYGLFGGQGKS
- a CDS encoding ABC-type nitrate/sulfonate/bicarbonate transport system, periplasmic component, whose translation is MRSLWVAVLAIVIVVVVVAGAYVALTASRPPTVIIGSIAVGPSAFDSYRADPSISNVSVKVNYVAFSLTPSLYDALMKGEVEVAILPADLAGLALLNSNDTYVIALDYPLFQAIIVPANSTITSPAQLGGKTVAIPVGTGTYYLFEVMMKALYNLTVSTNETGPNVIHVINVAPGEVIDAVATGSAQAGVIWQPMLAIAQSQYHMRVLATFQQLWQNLTGEPTAPFLVWVATSKVVNDRPLLLKVLRLHAEAAYAWDHNETLAVIALERLYNVPPQAAPLVWAMTNDTPASPCITQQGYQELVSEWQYLVKAGFLSSMPNTSRILTCSELGLSP
- a CDS encoding ABC-type nitrate/sulfonate/bicarbonate transport system, permease component — its product is MRAARAAGYLLATIIVGLAWQLASWASGYLIPGPAPAVAYLAGHPGPALGAVALTLIDAVGGYAVAASLAILGLAIYELGGLGEPVVESFREVLHSVTPVAWSLALLILLGFSSRAVPILVSGLSAFPPLMTSLIEGLKASRARFGDLAAALRLRGVRRMAYIDLPASVPYFISGSRSAIGVALIVSPVAEAFGTAGGIGYGLYLFFQLHEYAAFVAWSLLLVLVMIAIDAAALGPLERWSRRWME